The genomic stretch GCGGTCAGTGTCCTGCTGCTGACAGAGATATACTTCTGGGAGTGGGCTGACGGTTTGCGCGGACTGGTGATTGGCACCGTGGTATTCTTTACCGCATTCAACCTGCTGGAGGCTTCGCTGCCTTCTCTGGTGAGCAAGGTGTCGCCTGCCGGTGGCAAGGGGACGGCAATGGGGGTGTATTCCACCAGCCAGTTCCTCGGTGCAGCGTTAGGCGGGATTCTTGGTGGCTGGCTGTTCCAGCACGGTGGGCTGGACACGGTGTTCCTCGGTAGTGCGGCGCTGTGTGCTATCTGGCTGATCGTTGCCTTGCGCATGAACGAGCCGCCATATGTGACCAGCCTGCGCTTGCCCCTGACGCCTGAGGCGGTCCGGGAAGCCGGCCTGACCGAGCGCCTGATGGCCGTGCCGGGTGTGACCGACGCTGTGGTGGTTGCAGAAGAAGCCGCCATCTATATCAAACTGGATACGAAAATTTTGGACCGTGCGACCCTCGAGCGACTGGTGAATCCAGCCTCTTCGGCGTGCGAAGCCTAGGAGAACGTTATGGCCCGTGGGGTTAACAAAGTCATTCTGGTCGGTACCTGTGGCCAGGATCCCGAAGTCCGCTACCTGCCCAACGGTAACGCCGTGACCAACCTGAGCCTGGCCACCAGCGAGCAGTGGACTGACAAGCAGTCGGGCCAGAAGGTCGAGCGTACCGAGTGGCACCGTGTGTCGTTGTTCGGCAAGGTTGCCGAAATCGCTGGCGAATACCTGCGCAAGGGTTCGCAGTGCTACATCGAAGGCAAGCTGCAGACCCGCGAGTGGGAAAAAGACGGCATCAAGCGCTACACCACCGAGATCATTGTCGACATCAACGGCACCATGCAGCTGCTCGGCGGTCGTCCGCAGGGCCAGCAGCAGGGCGGTGACCCGTACAACCAGGGTGGCGGCAATTACGGTGGCGGCCAGCAGCAATACAACCAGGCACCGCCACGCCAGCAGGCCCAGCGCCCGCAACAGGCCCCCCAGCGCCCAGCGCCGCAACAGCCTGCGCCGCAGCCGGCTGCTGATTTCGACAGCTTCGATGACGATATTCCGTTCTGATCAGAGCGGTAAGGCGTTCAGCAGGACCAGAAACCCGGGGCAGTTGCCCTGGGTTTTTTTATGGGCAGCACCGCATATCTGGCATCGCGGTCAGTAGAACAATCGCGGCTCCGGCGAATCCAGCAGGCTTGCCAGCTTGGTCAGGGCAAAGGACAGTTCCTGGCGGCTGGGTGCCATCAGGGCGATGCGCACACCGCTGGTGGCGTGGCTGCGTTCTGGCAGGAACTGGCTGCCGCTGACCACCGTTACGCCATTGTCACGCGCAAGGTTGGCAAACTCGTCGCTGGTCCACGGTTCTGGCAGCTCCAGCCAGATATGGAAGCTGTGAGGCTGAGTGCGGACCTTGTATCGGCCAAGAATCTCCCGGGCCAGGTGCTGGCGTGCTGCCGCCTCATCTTGTTGCATACGCACCAACTGGTCGGCCTTGCCGCTGTTGATCAGGTTGCTGGCCAGTTGCGCCATCAGTGGCGATGGCATCCACACGCTGCTGCGTACCATCGATGATAACCGTGACAGGGTTTGCGGCGGGGCGTACAGGTAGCCGATGCGCAGTGCCGGCAGCACGCTTTTGGACAGGCTGGTGAGGTACACCGAGCGTTCAGGCGCATACGCTGCAAGCGGCTTGTAGTCCGGGTTGGGCTCAAGAAAACCGTAGATATCGTCATCCACGATGTACAGGTCGAACTCCCGGGCGATCTCGGCGATGGCCTGGCGCCTTGCAGGGGGCATGATCGAGTTGGTCGGGTTCTGGTGCGTGGTGACGCACACCAGCAGGGAAGGGCGGTGTTCCAGGCAGGCCGCGCGCAATGCCTCCGGGATGATCCCGTGTTCGTCCATGGCTACGCCGCGCAGGCGCCGGCCCATGCTGTGGGCCAGGGATATGATGCCGGGGTAGCAAAGCGACTCGCACAGCACCACATCGTCACTCTTCGACAGGCTGCTGATGGTCACCAGCAGCCCATGCTGGGCGCCAGCGGTCAGTACTACCTGCTGCCAACGCGCATCAGGCAGCCAGCGCTGTATCCAGGTCGCACCGGCTTGTTTGTGGGACGTGTGGCCACCCTCTGTCACATAGTCGAGTACCTGCCCCAAGTCCGAGGAGGCGGCCATTTCGCTGATAGCCGCGCCTAGCCATTCGCTCATGTGAGCGTCGTTGGGCTTGATGATCGAGAGATCGATCTGGCTGCTTTCGCCGGCCACGGGCGCGGGCACCGACGGGGGGGTTAATGGCTGTCGCAATTGCCTGACAAACGTGCCTCGGCCTACCTCGCCCGCCACCAAACCACGCTTGGCTGCTTCGTCGTAGGCCCTGCCAACAGTGCCGGGGGTTACATTCAGCGCCTCGGCGAGGTCCTTGAGTGTGGGTAAGCGATCGCCTTCTGCAAGCCGACCACCTTCGATGTCCTGTTCAAGGGCATCAGCGATCATCAGGTAAACCGGCTGTGTTTGATGGCTGAATTGAGGGACCCACATGGAAATGGCACCAGACGCTGCAAGAGCGCGAAAGCCTAGCATGAAAGCTCGGATGCAGGTAATGATGGTAATTGGTTTGATTGAGTTGATTTTATTTTAGATTGAATCGATTCAATTTTTGAAATTACAATCATCGCCCGATCAGGCCAGCCGCACTCGCGCTGTGCCTGGCTTAAACGCTCCACTGGATGGACATTGCTATGGAAATTCTGGGTTCTTACTGGGCGGAGCACTGGTTGCTGGCCATCCTCATGCTTGGCGCGATCGCCTTCGTTGCGGGTTTCGTCGACAGCATTGCCGGTGGTGGTGGCTTGTTTCTGGTACCGGGCTTTCTGCTGGTTGGCATGCCGCCGCAGGTGGCACTGGGCCAGGAAAAACTGGTCAGTACCCTTGGCACACTGGCGGCTATCCGAAACTTCCTGGCCAACAGCAAGATGGTCTGGCAGGTAGCGTTGGTCGGAGTGCCGTTTTCGCTGCTAGGCGCCTACCTGGGGGCTCACCTGATCGTGTCGATCTCGCAGGAAACTGTGGGCAAGATCATCCTGGCACTGATCCCGCTCGGTATTCTCATTTTCCTTACCCCCAAGGACCGCCCGGTCGAGGAGCGCGAACTGTCATCGCGCATGCTGTTCACCGTGGTCCCGCTGACCTGCTTGGCCATTGGCTTCTATGACGGCTTCTTCGGCCCCGGTACCGGCAGCATGTTCATCATCGCTTTCCATTACCTGTTGCGCATGGACCTGGTCTCCAGTTCGGCCAACTCCAAAACCTTCAACTTCGCTTCCAACATCGGTGCGTTGGTCGCCTTCGTCAGCGCAGGCAAGGTCGTCTACCTGCTGGCATTGCCACTTGTGGCCTGCAACATCCTCGGTAACCACCTGGGCAGTTCCCTGGCCTTGCGTAAAGGCAACGAAGTGGTGCGCAAGGTGTTGGTGTTCTCGATGCTCTGCCTGTTCACCAGCCTGGGCGTGAAGTACCTGACTTGATCCATTGATAGGAGATAACGAATGAAAACCGCATTTGTAACCGGTGCTTCCTCAGGCTTTGGCCGCGCCATCTGCTGCACCCTGATCGGCAAAGGCTACCGCGTGGTCGGTGGTGCCAGGCGCATGGACAAACTGAAAGCACTGGAGGCTGAACTGGGCGCCAATTTCATTCCGATGGCGCTGGATGTCACTGATTCAGTATCGCTCGAGAAGGCGGTCGAGCAGATGCGTGAGGCGTCGCTGCAGATCGATCTGCTGGTCAACAACGCGGGGCTGGCGCTGGGCGTGGACCGTGCCCAAGCCAGCAGTGCCGCAAACTGGCAGCAGATGATCGACACCAACATCACCGGCCTGGCCATGGTCACCCACAAGATTCTGCCGCAGATGGTGGAAGCCGATAGCGGCATGATCATCAACATCGGCTCGATCGCCGGTACTTACCCCTACCCGGGCGGTAACGTGTATGGCGCCAGCAAGGCGTTCGTCCGCCAGTTCAGCCTCAACCTGCGTGCCGACCTGGCTGGCACCCGCGTGCGGGTAAGCAACATCGAGCCGGGGCTGTGCTCAGGCACTGACTTCTCGATGGTGCGCCTGAATGGCGACGTGGATGCCGTGCAGGCCCTGTATCGGGATGTAGAGGCCCTCCTGCCGGAGGACATTGCAGCAACGGTAGCCTGGGTTGCCGAGCAGCCGGCGCATGTAAACATCAACACCATCGAGATCATGCCTGTGGCGCAGAGCAGTGCGGCGCTGAATGTGGTGCGCAACCTGCCACGTACCTGATTGGTGCTGTACCGCTGACTCAGGTCATCGCACCTTCTGGATTCTTGACTAGTCTTATCCTTTGGCGGCTATCAATTGGCCGCCACCGTGACTACCAAGAGGCGCCGGCAATGTTCCGTGCGTCCACCACCTGATCAGGAGTGCACGATGGACCTGAACCGTCGGCAGTTCTTCAAGGTCGCCGCCGTCGGCCTTGGAGGCTCGAGCCTTGCAGCGTTGGGCATGGCCCCGACGCCGGCATTCGCCGAGCAGGTGCGTCACTTCAAGCTGGCGCATACCAAAGAAACCCGTAACACCTGCCCCTACTGTTCGGTCGGCTGCGGCCTGATCATGTACAGCCAGGGTGATGCGGGAAAAAACGTCAAACAGAACATCATTCATATCGAAGGGGACGCCGACCACCCGGTCAACCGGGGCACCCTCTGCCCGAAAGGCGCCGGCCTGCTGGACTTTATCCACAGCTCGAGCCGCCTGCAGTACCCCGAGGTTCGCAAGCCGGGCAGCAAAGAATGGGTGCGGGTCAGCTGGGACGAGGCGCTCGACCGCGTCGCCGACCTGATGAAGCAGGACCGCGATGCCAACTTCATCGAAAAGAACGCCCAAGGACAAACAGTCAACCGCTGGCTCTCCACCGGTTTTCTTGCCGCTTCCGCCGCTTCCAGCGAGGCTGGCTACCTGACCCACAAGGTCATCCGCGCAACAGGCATGCTGGGGTTCGATAACCAGGCACGTGTCTGACATGGCCCGACGGTGGCAAGTCTTGCCCCGACGTACGGCCGTGGCGCCATGACCAACCACTGGTCCGATATCGCCAACGCGAATCTGGTCCTGGTGATGGGTGGCAACGCAGCAGAAGCGCACCCGTGCGGCTTCAAGTGGGTGACCGAGGCCAAGGCGCACAACAAGGCGCGGCTGATTGTGGTCGACCCGCGGTTTACCCGTACCGCTTCGGTGGCGGATTACTATGCACCGATCCGTACTGGTACCGACATCGCCTTCATGGGCGGGCTGATCAACTATCTGCTTAGCACAGACAAGATCCAGCACGAGTACGTGCGCAACTACACTGACGTGTCGTTCATCGTCAAAGAGAACTACGGCTTCGAGGACGGGTTGTTCAGCGGCTACGACGAGGCCAAGCGTGTGTACGCCGACAAGTCCGGCTGGGGTTACGAGCTGGGCGAGGACGGCTATGCCAAGGTCGACCCGACACTGCAGCACCCTCGCTGCGTGTTCCAGCTGATGAAACAGCATTACAGCCGCTATACCCCGGAACTGGCGAGCATGACCTGTGGCATGCCACAGGACGCCATGATGAAGGTCTGGGAAGAGATCGCCTCCTGCTCGGTACCGGGCAAGACCATGACGATCCTCTATGCGCTCGGCTGGACGCAGCATTCGATCGGCGCGCAGATCATTCGTAGCGCGGCCATGGTTCAGTTGCTGCTGGGCAACGTCGGCATGCCGGGTGGAGGGGTCAACGCGTTGCGTGGACACTCCAACATCCAGGGCCTGACCGACCTCGGCCTGTTGTCCAACTTGCTGCCGGGTTACCTGACCTTGCCCGGTGATGCCGAGCAGGATTACGCCGCCTACATCGACAAACGCGCCTCCAAGCCACTGCGCCCGGGCCAGCTGTCGTACTGGCAGAACTACGGCAAGTTCCACGTCAGCCTGATGAAAGCCTGGTACGGGGCCAACGCCACGGTAGAAAACAACTGGGGCTACGAGTGGCTACCCAAGCTCGACGTGCCGGGCTACGACGTGCTGCGCATGTTCGAGATGATGGACCAGGGCAAGGTCAACGGCTATATGTGCCAAGGTTTCAATCCGATTGCAGCGCTGCCGGACAAGAACCGTGTCACTGCGGCGCTGAGTAAGCTCAAGTGGCTGGTGGTCATGGACCCGCTAGCTACCGAGACATCGGAGTTCTGGCGCAATGCCGGGCCGTTCAACGACGTCGACACGGCCAATATCCAGACCGAAGTGATCCGCTTGCCCACTACCTGCTTCGCCGAGGAAGACGGGTCGCTGGTCAACAGCAGCCGTTGGCTGCAATGGCACTGGAAGGGCGCAGACGGCCCGGGCGAGACCCGTACCGACGTGCACATCATGAGCGAGTTGTTCCTGCGCCTGCGCCAACGCTACCAGGCCGAGGGCGGCACCTATCCCGACCCGATAATGAACATCAGCTGGCCGTACAAGATACCTGAGGAGCCATCCCCGGAGGAGTTGGCCAAGGAGATGAACGGCTGGGCGGTGGCCGATGTCACCGACCCGACTGGCGCGGTGATCAAGGCGGGCCAGCAACTGGCGGGCTTCGGCCAGCTCAAGGACGATGGCAGCACCGCGTCTGGCTGCTGGATCTTCGCCGGCTGCTGGACCGAACAGGGCAACCAGATGGCTCGCCGCGACAACAGCGACCCGTATGGCATGCACCAGGTACAGAACTGGGCCTGGGCCTGGCCGGCCAACCGCCGCATCCTCTACAACCGTGCGTCCAGCGACCCGCAAGGCAAGCCTTGGGACCCGGAGAAAAAGCGCCTGGTGTGGTGGAGCGGCAAGGCCTGGACCGGCACCGACGTACCGGACTTCAAGGTCGACTCGCCGCCCGAGGCTGGGATGAATCCGTTCATCATGAACCCTGAAGGCGTGGCGCGTTTCTTTGCCATCGACAAGATGGCCGAAGGCCCGTTCCCCGAGCACTATGAGCCATTCGAAACACCGATCGGCATCAACCCGCTGCACCCGCAGAACAAGAAGGCCACCAGCAACCCGGCCGGGCGCATCTTCGATTCCGTGTGGGACACCCTCGGCACGCACGACGAGTTCCCCTATGCGGCGACCACCTACCGGCTGACCGAGCACTTCCACTTCTGGAGCAAGCATTGCCGGCTCAACGCCATTGCCCAGCCCGAGCAGTTCGTCGAGATCGGCGAGGTGCTGGCCAACGAGAAAGGCATCAAGGCCGGCGACCGGGTACGGGTGTCGAGCAAGCGTGGGCATATCGATGCGGTGGCGGTGGTGACCAAGCGGATTCGCCCGCTGCAGGTCAACAATCAGACCGTGCACCAGATCGGCATCCCGCTGCACTGGGGCTTCACCGGCGTTACCCGGCATGGCTACCTGACCAATACCTTGGTGCCGTTCCTCGGTGATGGCAACACGCAGACGCCAGAGTCCAAGTCGTTCCTCGTCAAAGTGGAGAAACTCTGATGGCCAGCCAAGACATCATCGCCCGCTCGGCCACCACTACCGTTCCGCCCTCGGTGCGTCAGCAGCAGGAAGTCGCCAAGCTGATTGACACTACCAAGTGCATCGGTTGCAAGGCCTGCCAGGTGGCGTGCTCGGAGTGGAATGAACTGCGTGACGAGGTTGGCCACAACCACGGCACCTACGACAACCCCCAGGACCTCACGGCCGAGACCTGGACCCTGATGCGCTTTACCGAGCATGAGCGCGACGACGGCAACCTGGAGTGGCTGATCCGCAAGGATGGCTGCATGCACTGTGCCGACCCAGGTTGCCTGAAGGCCTGCCCAAGCCCTGGTGCGATCATCAAACACGCCAACGGTATCGTCGACTTCAACCAGGACCACTGCATCGGCTGCGGCTACTGCATCACCGGCTGTCCGTTCAACATCCCGCGCATCTCGCAGAAAGACCACAAGGCGTACAAGTGCACCCTGTGTTCCGATCGCGTGAGCGTGGGGCTGGAGCCGGCGTGCGTGAAAACCTGCCCGACCGGTGCGATCGTGTTCGGCAGCAAGGACGAGATGAAAGTGCATGCGGCCGAGCGCATCGTCGATCTGAAATCGCGGGGCTACGACAACGCCGGGTTGTACGACCCGGACGGCGTCGGTGGCACCCACGTGATGTACGTGCTGCACCATGCCGACACGCCGAAGCTGTATGCCGGCCTGCCGGACCAGCCAGTGATCAGCCCGTTGGTGGGGTTGTGGAAGGGCTTCACCAAGCCGCTGGCGCTGTTGGCCATGGGCGCGGCGGTGCTGGCGGGGTTCTTCCACTATGTGCGGATCGGCCCTCAGCGTGTCGAGGAGGATGAGCACCCGACACCGCCGGACGAAAGCGTGCATCAAGTGGACCCGTCGGTCCATGTCTATGATCCGAAGCAGCCCGGTGGGCAAGGGGAGCAGCGGCCATGAACGACAACAAACCCATACTGCGCTACAACGCCAACGAGCGTAGCAACCACTGGGTGGTGGCGATCCTGTTCATCCTGGCTGGGCTGTCGGGGCTTGCGCTGTTCCATCCGGCGCTATTCTGGCTCAGCAACCTGTTCGGCGGCGGGCCGTGGACGCGCATTCTGCATCCCTTCCTCGGGGTAGCGATGTTCGTGTTCTTCCTCGGCCTGGTATTGCGCTTCTGGCGGGCCAACTTCATCACCGCCAACGACCGCCTGTGGCTGCGCCGGGTGGACCGGGTAATGCGCAACGAGGAGGAGGGTGTGCCGCCGGTCGGCAAGTACAATGCCGGGCAGAAGCTGCTGTTCTGGACCCTGCTGGTGTGCATGCTGGTGCTGCTGGTCAGTGGCGTGGTGATCTGGCGGGCATACTTCAGCCATTGGTTTGGCATCGATGCCATTCGCTTGTCTGCGCTGCTGCATGCGCTGGCGGCCTTCGTGCTGATTCTCAGCATCATCGTGCACATCTACGCCGGCATCTGGATCAAGGGCTCGATCAGCGCCATGCTGCATGGCTGGGTCAGCCGCGCCTGGGCACGCAAGCATCATGAGTTGTGGTACCGCGAAGTGACCGGCGACAAGACGCCGGGTGATCACGGACGAAAAGAAGGATGAGCGCTTGAGCAGCATACTCGAACCCGGGCAGATCGAAGCGTCGGCTGTCACGCCGCCATTTCTGCACCTGCCTGCCGCCAACCTGTTTGAACTGCGCGCCGCGCGCCTGGAGCATCTGGCTGAAGGCAACGCGCTTGGCGACTACCTGACGCTGATCGCGCGGTTATGCCGCATCCAGCAGCAGCTTGTGGATAAC from Pseudomonas putida encodes the following:
- a CDS encoding SDR family NAD(P)-dependent oxidoreductase — protein: MKTAFVTGASSGFGRAICCTLIGKGYRVVGGARRMDKLKALEAELGANFIPMALDVTDSVSLEKAVEQMREASLQIDLLVNNAGLALGVDRAQASSAANWQQMIDTNITGLAMVTHKILPQMVEADSGMIINIGSIAGTYPYPGGNVYGASKAFVRQFSLNLRADLAGTRVRVSNIEPGLCSGTDFSMVRLNGDVDAVQALYRDVEALLPEDIAATVAWVAEQPAHVNINTIEIMPVAQSSAALNVVRNLPRT
- the fdnG gene encoding formate dehydrogenase-N subunit alpha; translated protein: MDLNRRQFFKVAAVGLGGSSLAALGMAPTPAFAEQVRHFKLAHTKETRNTCPYCSVGCGLIMYSQGDAGKNVKQNIIHIEGDADHPVNRGTLCPKGAGLLDFIHSSSRLQYPEVRKPGSKEWVRVSWDEALDRVADLMKQDRDANFIEKNAQGQTVNRWLSTGFLAASAASSEAGYLTHKVIRATGMLGFDNQARVUHGPTVASLAPTYGRGAMTNHWSDIANANLVLVMGGNAAEAHPCGFKWVTEAKAHNKARLIVVDPRFTRTASVADYYAPIRTGTDIAFMGGLINYLLSTDKIQHEYVRNYTDVSFIVKENYGFEDGLFSGYDEAKRVYADKSGWGYELGEDGYAKVDPTLQHPRCVFQLMKQHYSRYTPELASMTCGMPQDAMMKVWEEIASCSVPGKTMTILYALGWTQHSIGAQIIRSAAMVQLLLGNVGMPGGGVNALRGHSNIQGLTDLGLLSNLLPGYLTLPGDAEQDYAAYIDKRASKPLRPGQLSYWQNYGKFHVSLMKAWYGANATVENNWGYEWLPKLDVPGYDVLRMFEMMDQGKVNGYMCQGFNPIAALPDKNRVTAALSKLKWLVVMDPLATETSEFWRNAGPFNDVDTANIQTEVIRLPTTCFAEEDGSLVNSSRWLQWHWKGADGPGETRTDVHIMSELFLRLRQRYQAEGGTYPDPIMNISWPYKIPEEPSPEELAKEMNGWAVADVTDPTGAVIKAGQQLAGFGQLKDDGSTASGCWIFAGCWTEQGNQMARRDNSDPYGMHQVQNWAWAWPANRRILYNRASSDPQGKPWDPEKKRLVWWSGKAWTGTDVPDFKVDSPPEAGMNPFIMNPEGVARFFAIDKMAEGPFPEHYEPFETPIGINPLHPQNKKATSNPAGRIFDSVWDTLGTHDEFPYAATTYRLTEHFHFWSKHCRLNAIAQPEQFVEIGEVLANEKGIKAGDRVRVSSKRGHIDAVAVVTKRIRPLQVNNQTVHQIGIPLHWGFTGVTRHGYLTNTLVPFLGDGNTQTPESKSFLVKVEKL
- a CDS encoding formate dehydrogenase subunit gamma; the encoded protein is MNDNKPILRYNANERSNHWVVAILFILAGLSGLALFHPALFWLSNLFGGGPWTRILHPFLGVAMFVFFLGLVLRFWRANFITANDRLWLRRVDRVMRNEEEGVPPVGKYNAGQKLLFWTLLVCMLVLLVSGVVIWRAYFSHWFGIDAIRLSALLHALAAFVLILSIIVHIYAGIWIKGSISAMLHGWVSRAWARKHHELWYREVTGDKTPGDHGRKEG
- a CDS encoding TSUP family transporter, coding for MEILGSYWAEHWLLAILMLGAIAFVAGFVDSIAGGGGLFLVPGFLLVGMPPQVALGQEKLVSTLGTLAAIRNFLANSKMVWQVALVGVPFSLLGAYLGAHLIVSISQETVGKIILALIPLGILIFLTPKDRPVEERELSSRMLFTVVPLTCLAIGFYDGFFGPGTGSMFIIAFHYLLRMDLVSSSANSKTFNFASNIGALVAFVSAGKVVYLLALPLVACNILGNHLGSSLALRKGNEVVRKVLVFSMLCLFTSLGVKYLT
- a CDS encoding aminotransferase class I/II-fold pyridoxal phosphate-dependent enzyme; its protein translation is MWVPQFSHQTQPVYLMIADALEQDIEGGRLAEGDRLPTLKDLAEALNVTPGTVGRAYDEAAKRGLVAGEVGRGTFVRQLRQPLTPPSVPAPVAGESSQIDLSIIKPNDAHMSEWLGAAISEMAASSDLGQVLDYVTEGGHTSHKQAGATWIQRWLPDARWQQVVLTAGAQHGLLVTISSLSKSDDVVLCESLCYPGIISLAHSMGRRLRGVAMDEHGIIPEALRAACLEHRPSLLVCVTTHQNPTNSIMPPARRQAIAEIAREFDLYIVDDDIYGFLEPNPDYKPLAAYAPERSVYLTSLSKSVLPALRIGYLYAPPQTLSRLSSMVRSSVWMPSPLMAQLASNLINSGKADQLVRMQQDEAAARQHLAREILGRYKVRTQPHSFHIWLELPEPWTSDEFANLARDNGVTVVSGSQFLPERSHATSGVRIALMAPSRQELSFALTKLASLLDSPEPRLFY
- the ssb gene encoding single-stranded DNA-binding protein, whose protein sequence is MARGVNKVILVGTCGQDPEVRYLPNGNAVTNLSLATSEQWTDKQSGQKVERTEWHRVSLFGKVAEIAGEYLRKGSQCYIEGKLQTREWEKDGIKRYTTEIIVDINGTMQLLGGRPQGQQQGGDPYNQGGGNYGGGQQQYNQAPPRQQAQRPQQAPQRPAPQQPAPQPAADFDSFDDDIPF
- the fdxH gene encoding formate dehydrogenase subunit beta — protein: MASQDIIARSATTTVPPSVRQQQEVAKLIDTTKCIGCKACQVACSEWNELRDEVGHNHGTYDNPQDLTAETWTLMRFTEHERDDGNLEWLIRKDGCMHCADPGCLKACPSPGAIIKHANGIVDFNQDHCIGCGYCITGCPFNIPRISQKDHKAYKCTLCSDRVSVGLEPACVKTCPTGAIVFGSKDEMKVHAAERIVDLKSRGYDNAGLYDPDGVGGTHVMYVLHHADTPKLYAGLPDQPVISPLVGLWKGFTKPLALLAMGAAVLAGFFHYVRIGPQRVEEDEHPTPPDESVHQVDPSVHVYDPKQPGGQGEQRP